In the Blautia coccoides genome, CAGGTCAGGAAAAGCACTCTTTAAGATTCCCATGAGCCTTTCCTCTGTCATGGAAGGCATATTGATCACCATAAACCGGGATACTAAAGCCTCATTTAACTCCTTTGTTCCTGCATAGCCATAATTCATGGTAGCGATAAAACGCGTTGCAGGATCCAGATCTATTTTGTCATATCCCGGAACGTCGATTACCCTTCTGTAATCCAGTGTTGCGTGAAGAACTGAAACCGCATCATTTTTTGCCATATTAATTTCATCCAGGATGCCAAATCCCCCGTACCGGGCACACTGGTAAATAGGTCCTTTTCTCAGCTTTACCTCATTTCCCACAAAAGTATCTGTCCCGATCAAAGTGCTGCTGTCTGTATTTACATGGAAGGATACATTGTAGAGAGGTCTCCCGAAAATCCAGGCCAGGTTCTCGGCAAGCACATTTTTTCCTGTGGCCTTGTCACCACAGAGAAGGATATTTTCCCCCTCTAATATGGCAGTCAC is a window encoding:
- a CDS encoding AAA family ATPase, producing MEMKESLKRRVELFKKENPVADKVKDRITAPSMPFFGEDILEKAVTAILEGENILLCGDKATGKNVLAENLAWIFGRPLYNVSFHVNTDSSTLIGTDTFVGNEVKLRKGPIYQCARYGGFGILDEINMAKNDAVSVLHATLDYRRVIDVPGYDKIDLDPATRFIATMNYGYAGTKELNEALVSRFMVINMPSMTEERLMGILKSAFPDLKDTALEQFSGLFLDLQLKAKNGEISTKAVDMRGLIGALKLIKGGLNPVDAIDMGITDKCFDAFERELIADIVMTRIPEEWKSSDVF